A genomic segment from Nicotiana tabacum cultivar K326 chromosome 7, ASM71507v2, whole genome shotgun sequence encodes:
- the LOC142162027 gene encoding uncharacterized protein LOC142162027, whose protein sequence is MKQEINNFMQTDSESVYQAWERLAALLRKCPHHGIQDPDILYIFYHGLKPSARNVIDAASGGSIMGKTTVEAMQLLNEISKNVVQWPLDRTIMKKTAGVNQVEALNSLTQQIATLTQKVEAFQVNVIGYKNDYSFGSPMAQKHPGFQWSNPNGAENPQRFFNQKKQQQPQRSHQQSLEDLMYKFIKATNKKVERQHSAIKNLEIQVSQLATLMSGQIQGALPSNTEKNLKEHLKVISLRSGKSLDDPYADREGKTQEMEKVNEGENKIEYKFPKEQKNKGKNVQENELNTNPHFVPLPFPQKMKRENLDKQFSKFLDILKQLYINIPFTDALTQMPSYAKFLKEILSNKRKWKKFQWLSLRKNVVLYFKISSHKNLVI, encoded by the exons ATGAAGCAagaaattaataattttatgcAGACAGATTCTGAATCTGTATACCAGGCATGGGAAAGATTAGCAGCATTGTTAAGAAAATGCCCACATCATGGTATCCAAGACCCTgacattttatatattttctatcACGGTCTTAAACCCTCGGCTAGAAATGTAATTGATGCAGCATCAGGAGGATCAATAATGGGAAAAACTACTGTAGAAGCAATGCAATTGCTTAATGAGATTTCGAAAAATGTTGTTCAATGGCCCTTAGACAGAACGATTATGAAGAAAACAGCAGGAGTAAATCaagttgaagctttgaattcattGACACAACAAATTGCGACCTTAACACAAAAAGTTGAGGCTTTTCAG GTAAATGTGATTGGTTATAAAAATGATTACTCATTTGGTAGTCCCATGGCACAAAAACATCCAGGATTTCAGTGGAGTAATCCTAATGGTGCTGAAAATCCTCAAAGATTTTTTAATCAAAAGAAGCAG CAGCAGCCTCAAAGATCTCATCAACAAAGCCTTGAAGACCTGATGTACAAATTCATTAAGGCTACTAACAAGAAGGTTGAAAGACAACATTCAGCTATCAAGAATTTGGAAATTCAAGTAAGCCAATTAGCGACCCTCATGTCTGGACAAATTCAAGGTGCTCTACCAAGCAACACTGAGAAAAATCTAAAAGAGCACCTCAAAGTCATCTCTCTACGATCAGGTAAATCTCTTGATGATCCATATGCAGATAGAGAAGGAAAGACacaagaaatggaaaaggtaaatGAAGGTGAGAATAAAATAGAATATAAGTTtccaaaagaacaaaagaataAAGGGAAAAATGTACAAGAAAATGAATTGAACACAAATCCTCACTTTGTACCCCTCCCGTTtccccaaaaaatgaaaagagaaaatcttGACAAACAGTTTTCAAAGTTTCTAGATATTTTGAAACAACTTTACATTAACATACCTTTCACAGATGCTTTGACACAAATGCCTTCATATGCTAAATTTCTTAAAGAAATTCtgtcaaataaaagaaaatggaagaagttTCAGTGGTTAAGCTTACGAAAAAATGTAGTGttatacttcaaaataagctcCCACAAAAACTTGGTGATCTAG
- the LOC107795644 gene encoding uncharacterized protein LOC107795644, with protein MPLNSIFMCEIFDVCGIDFMGPFPPLNGYEYILVAVDYVSKWVEAIATRKNDAHIVCKNRLLQLDELEEFRLTAYENAKLYKEKTKKWHDKLIHHKDFKVRDHVLLYNSRLRLFPGKLKSHWTGPYTVTRVTPYSAIEIQHADGGDKFKVNSHRLKPYISRFFDKQASTILFA; from the exons ATGCCTCTTAACTCTATTTTCATGTGTGAAATCTTTGATGTTTgtggcattgattttatgggtcctttTCCTCCTTTAAATGGCTATGAATATATTTTGGTAGctgttgactatgtttcaaaatgggtagaagcaattgCTACTAGAAAAAATGATGCTCATATTGTTT GTAAAAATCGTCTATTGCAACTTGATGAGTTGGAAGAGTTTAGGCTTACagcatatgaaaatgctaaattgtacaaggaaaagacaaaaaaatggcATGACAAGCTCATCCACCATAAAGATTTTAAAGTTAGAGATCATGTTCTGTTGTACAATAGCCGATTGAGATtatttccaggaaagcttaagtcaCACTGGACAGGACCATATACAGTAACAAGAGTGACCCCCTATAGTGCCATTGAAATACAACATGCAGATGGGGGAGACAAATTCAAAGTAAACAGTCATCGTTTGAAGCCTTATATCAGCAGATTCTTCGACAAACAGGCTTCAACAATCCTTTTTGCCTAA